From a region of the Arachis ipaensis cultivar K30076 chromosome B09, Araip1.1, whole genome shotgun sequence genome:
- the LOC107618452 gene encoding mediator of RNA polymerase II transcription subunit 17 isoform X1, whose product MEEGTQLQVSIDKLPIKRLESIEENGIERFPSDVDYDEKRLSLIRRIDFAWAVEKDDEEKNKKQKKASKEASTPWQWQSMVENLQLAHQELSVIIDLINTVEANDAVTVASMTRPKLLSNEALSDLAVSAATKLQCYRHVGKYFKQSAKAFERQVAREARFYGALIRLQQNWKVKRQRQAAIAPGSEGFTFDLFDTSYDQGAIYRSSSTSTVRVNHNPAGMLAINVSPNSCHSLQFGFVGAQSEERLGKSEEHKSDFSDEHHMEETDKKPLNDEECVKKTHSLLREVHKAIFNEQVFDLVNREAFNASTGVTVTGIRENYLQLSLGQGTSVYLSLVPSDQDRSAVEGESNNDVENANLPESSDEMECDAKHNTWKKEEQFHHSTCYEIYIQQIFHDYIFGRGSEKPVSSGSRLSGAQAKDGSGLLGHFFMSLAHRIFSIKVLKELENVACKVPYLQLISNPTWNSRASSWTLNMEVPQSIIRTSDFNEKNASKRQFWTKVLVNDDCINVKAEGSPNVSGLFKGKAEETHTINRYDCNIADLAVVILQQVASQIINWLYHEAMMVGIKANRDFLSLCFELEQGETLCLIANVDPEDIEGCISWWLVMADSFAEEQKLHMNMNMNDGASEYRKFLGHLSLELLYATLMDLVGLCCGGGGGH is encoded by the exons ATGGAGGAGGGAACACAATTGCAAGTCTCCATCGACAAGCTTCCGATCAAGCGCTTGGAATCCATCGAAGAAAATGGAATTGAACGTTTCCCTTC AGATGTGGATTATGATGAGAAGCGGCTCTCGCTCATTAGGCGAATTGATTTCGCTTGGGCAGTTGAGAAGGATGACGAGGAGAAGAACAAGAAGCAGAAGAAGGCCTCAAAGGAGGCCTCAACTCCATGGCAATGGCAGAGCATGGTGGAGAATTTGCAGTTAGCTCATCAGGAGCTCTCTGTCATCATAGATCTCATCAACACT GTGGAAGCAAACGATGCGGTAACTGTGGCTAGCATGACAAGGCCGAAACTATTATCTAATGAAGCTTTGTCCGACCTGGCTGTATCTGCTGCCACCAAGCTGCAATGTTACCGT CATGTTGGAAAATATTTCAAGCAATCTGCCAAAGCTTTTGAACGGCAGGTTGCTCGAGAAGCAAGGTTTTATGGTGCTCTTATTAG GTTGCAGCAAAATTGGAAAGTAAAACGGCAACGCCAGGCAGCTATAGCTCCAGGAAGTGAAGGCTTTACCTTTGATCTCTTTGATACCTCGTATGACCAGGGTGCAATATATCGGTCATCTTCTACGTCCACTGTTCGTGTCAATCATAATCCAGCTGGAATGCTGGCAATAAATGTCTCTCCCAATTCATGCCACTCTCTCCAATTCGGTTTTGTTGGTGCACAATCAGAGGAAAGACTGGGGAAATCAGAAGAACACAAATCCGACTTTTCAGATGAGCATCATATGGAAGAAACTGACAAAAAGCCTTTGAATGATGAAGAGTGTGTTAAGAAGACACATTCACTTCTTCGTGAAGTACATAAGGCAATATTCAATGAGCAG GTGTTTGATCTGGTCAACCGTGAAGCATTTAATGCGTCTACAGGTGTCACTGTGACTGGAATACGCGAAAATTATTTACAGTTAAGCTTAGGTCAAGGAACATCTGTGTACTTGTCATTAGTACCCTCTGATCAAGATCGTTCTGCAGTTGAGGGTGAATCCAATAATGATGTTGAGAATGCAAATTTACCAGAATCATCTGATGAAATGGAATGTGATGCCAAACATAACACCTGGAAGAAGGAAGAGCAATTTCATCATTCTACCTGCTATGAGATTTACATTCAACAGATTTTTCATGATTATATATTTGGGAGAGGTAGTGAAAAGCCAGTTTCTTCCGGAAGTCGTTTGTCCGGTGCACAGGCAAAGGATGGATCAGGTCTTCTTGGTCATTTTTTCATGTCTTTGGCTCATAGGATATTTTCAATCAAAGTTCTCAAGGAGCTGGAAAATGTG GCATGCAAGGTCCCATATCTCCAGTTAATTTCTAATCCCACATGGAATTCTCGGGCGTCATCTTGGACGCTAAACATGGAGGTTCCCCAGTCCATTATCAGAACATCagattttaatgaaaaaaatgcTTCGAAGCGACAGTTTTGGACCAAGGTCTTGGTAAATGATGACTGCATCAATGTCAAAGCAGAAGGTTCTCCTAATGTATCGGGCCTTTTCAAGGGAAAGGCCGAGGAAACCCACACGATAAACAGATACGACTGCAACATAGCTGATCTCGCCGTGGTTATTTTGCAACAG GTTGCAAGCCAAATCATTAATTGGCTCTACCATGAAGCTATGATGGTTGGGATAAAAGCGAACAGGGACTTCTTAAGCTTATGTTTTGAGCTGGAGCAGGGCGAAACACTTTGCCTGATTGCGAATGTGGACCCAGAAGACATTGAAGGGTGTATATCATGGTGGTTGGTGATGGCGGACAGTTTTGCAGAGGAACAAAAGCTTCATATGAACATGAACATGAATGATGGTGCATCTGAGTATAGGAAATTCCTAGGTCACTTGTCTCTTGAGTTGTTATACGCGACGCTAATGGACTTGGTTGGCTTGTGTTGCGGCGGTGGTGGTGGCCATTGA
- the LOC107618452 gene encoding mediator of RNA polymerase II transcription subunit 17 isoform X2 — MEEGTQLQVSIDKLPIKRLESIEENGIERFPSDVDYDEKRLSLIRRIDFAWAVEKDDEEKNKKQKKASKEASTPWQWQSMVENLQLAHQELSVIIDLINTHVGKYFKQSAKAFERQVAREARFYGALIRLQQNWKVKRQRQAAIAPGSEGFTFDLFDTSYDQGAIYRSSSTSTVRVNHNPAGMLAINVSPNSCHSLQFGFVGAQSEERLGKSEEHKSDFSDEHHMEETDKKPLNDEECVKKTHSLLREVHKAIFNEQVFDLVNREAFNASTGVTVTGIRENYLQLSLGQGTSVYLSLVPSDQDRSAVEGESNNDVENANLPESSDEMECDAKHNTWKKEEQFHHSTCYEIYIQQIFHDYIFGRGSEKPVSSGSRLSGAQAKDGSGLLGHFFMSLAHRIFSIKVLKELENVACKVPYLQLISNPTWNSRASSWTLNMEVPQSIIRTSDFNEKNASKRQFWTKVLVNDDCINVKAEGSPNVSGLFKGKAEETHTINRYDCNIADLAVVILQQVASQIINWLYHEAMMVGIKANRDFLSLCFELEQGETLCLIANVDPEDIEGCISWWLVMADSFAEEQKLHMNMNMNDGASEYRKFLGHLSLELLYATLMDLVGLCCGGGGGH, encoded by the exons ATGGAGGAGGGAACACAATTGCAAGTCTCCATCGACAAGCTTCCGATCAAGCGCTTGGAATCCATCGAAGAAAATGGAATTGAACGTTTCCCTTC AGATGTGGATTATGATGAGAAGCGGCTCTCGCTCATTAGGCGAATTGATTTCGCTTGGGCAGTTGAGAAGGATGACGAGGAGAAGAACAAGAAGCAGAAGAAGGCCTCAAAGGAGGCCTCAACTCCATGGCAATGGCAGAGCATGGTGGAGAATTTGCAGTTAGCTCATCAGGAGCTCTCTGTCATCATAGATCTCATCAACACT CATGTTGGAAAATATTTCAAGCAATCTGCCAAAGCTTTTGAACGGCAGGTTGCTCGAGAAGCAAGGTTTTATGGTGCTCTTATTAG GTTGCAGCAAAATTGGAAAGTAAAACGGCAACGCCAGGCAGCTATAGCTCCAGGAAGTGAAGGCTTTACCTTTGATCTCTTTGATACCTCGTATGACCAGGGTGCAATATATCGGTCATCTTCTACGTCCACTGTTCGTGTCAATCATAATCCAGCTGGAATGCTGGCAATAAATGTCTCTCCCAATTCATGCCACTCTCTCCAATTCGGTTTTGTTGGTGCACAATCAGAGGAAAGACTGGGGAAATCAGAAGAACACAAATCCGACTTTTCAGATGAGCATCATATGGAAGAAACTGACAAAAAGCCTTTGAATGATGAAGAGTGTGTTAAGAAGACACATTCACTTCTTCGTGAAGTACATAAGGCAATATTCAATGAGCAG GTGTTTGATCTGGTCAACCGTGAAGCATTTAATGCGTCTACAGGTGTCACTGTGACTGGAATACGCGAAAATTATTTACAGTTAAGCTTAGGTCAAGGAACATCTGTGTACTTGTCATTAGTACCCTCTGATCAAGATCGTTCTGCAGTTGAGGGTGAATCCAATAATGATGTTGAGAATGCAAATTTACCAGAATCATCTGATGAAATGGAATGTGATGCCAAACATAACACCTGGAAGAAGGAAGAGCAATTTCATCATTCTACCTGCTATGAGATTTACATTCAACAGATTTTTCATGATTATATATTTGGGAGAGGTAGTGAAAAGCCAGTTTCTTCCGGAAGTCGTTTGTCCGGTGCACAGGCAAAGGATGGATCAGGTCTTCTTGGTCATTTTTTCATGTCTTTGGCTCATAGGATATTTTCAATCAAAGTTCTCAAGGAGCTGGAAAATGTG GCATGCAAGGTCCCATATCTCCAGTTAATTTCTAATCCCACATGGAATTCTCGGGCGTCATCTTGGACGCTAAACATGGAGGTTCCCCAGTCCATTATCAGAACATCagattttaatgaaaaaaatgcTTCGAAGCGACAGTTTTGGACCAAGGTCTTGGTAAATGATGACTGCATCAATGTCAAAGCAGAAGGTTCTCCTAATGTATCGGGCCTTTTCAAGGGAAAGGCCGAGGAAACCCACACGATAAACAGATACGACTGCAACATAGCTGATCTCGCCGTGGTTATTTTGCAACAG GTTGCAAGCCAAATCATTAATTGGCTCTACCATGAAGCTATGATGGTTGGGATAAAAGCGAACAGGGACTTCTTAAGCTTATGTTTTGAGCTGGAGCAGGGCGAAACACTTTGCCTGATTGCGAATGTGGACCCAGAAGACATTGAAGGGTGTATATCATGGTGGTTGGTGATGGCGGACAGTTTTGCAGAGGAACAAAAGCTTCATATGAACATGAACATGAATGATGGTGCATCTGAGTATAGGAAATTCCTAGGTCACTTGTCTCTTGAGTTGTTATACGCGACGCTAATGGACTTGGTTGGCTTGTGTTGCGGCGGTGGTGGTGGCCATTGA